In a single window of the Hippocampus zosterae strain Florida chromosome 6, ASM2543408v3, whole genome shotgun sequence genome:
- the LOC127602520 gene encoding arrestin domain-containing protein 3-like isoform X2, with protein MTIRNFSIEYDAINSQNIFTNGDTINGRIVVEVSKETPIQSLTFIGKGSAKVRWVEHHHKHTRYYWSDEQYYDIKQHILRAGTEFIAQGRHVFPFSFKVPNGKMPSSFKASTGRIVHKLKAELKQSMKLTKTAKAHFTFVSKADMDIAGLMEPQHVCIEHNFKSCGSGTVTMNVYTEQMAYKADETLNIKVEINNQSTVSVRPKFTIYRKQKILLPRQRIIITSKVLQNLNKADIIAANSRVTVTKTIPLEKLPGPICGVAKNEYQLKVCLKPTRKFAEQRILVFRDNSELVPQTLAQLALMNNGMNRQPEYF; from the exons ATGACGATCAGAAATTTCTCAATTGAATATGACGCCATCAACAGCCAAAACATCTTCACAAACGGAGACACCATCAATGGAAGGATCGTTGTGGAGGTCTCAAAAGAAACGCCAATCCAATCGCTAACCTTCATCGGAAAAGGGAGCGCAAAGGTTCGATGGGTTGAACATCACCACAAACACACTCGTTACTACTGGTCTGATGAGCAATATTATGACATCAAACAACATATCTTGAGAGCGG GTACTGAATTCATTGCCCAAGGAAGACATGTGTTCCCCTTTTCCTTCAAAGTCCCTAACGG TAAAATGCCATCGTCGTTCAAGGCCTCGACTGGTAGAATCGTTCATAAACTTAAAGCGGAGCTTAAACAATCAATGAAGTTGACCAAAACAGCAAAGGCCCACTTCACATTTGTCTCAAAAGCAGATATGGATATAGCTGGACTTATG GAACCTCAGCATGTTTGCATAGAGCATAATTTCAAAAGCTGTGGCTCTGGAACGGTAACAATGAATGTTTACACTGAACAAATGGCCTACAAAGCAG ATGAAACTCTGAATATCAAAGTCGAAATCAACAACCAGTCAACTGTTTCAGTGAGGCCCAAATTCACAATCTACAGGAAGCAAAAGATACTGCTTCCGCGTCAGAGGATAATCATAACTTCGAAGGTACTTCAAAATCTAAACAAGGCTGACATCATTGCTGCAAACAGCCGAGTGACTGTTACCAAGACGATCCCCTTGGAAAAACTACCTGGTCCCATCTGCGGTGTAGCCAAGAATGAATATCAACTCAAG GTCTGTTTGAAACCGACTCGTAAGTTCGCAGAACAGAGAATACTTGTCTTCCGTGACAATTCTGAGCTTGTCCCACAAACACTTGCACAACTGGCGTTAATGAATAATGGAATGAACCGTCAACCTGAGTATTTCTAA
- the LOC127602520 gene encoding arrestin domain-containing protein 2-like isoform X3 — protein sequence MTIKTFLIEHDEVDGGTHFTNGDTIQGRVIVEILKEAEIKSLTLIAKGYENFHLTDVFLTSYGSRRNSYPTVEFFYKVKQDLLKTGPQILGEGRHTFPFSFKIPDKEMTTSSNWAHHQLKAKLKQPRKRDKKVKTKFLFQQKEDTDEFQHMEPQHVCIEHNFKSCGSGTVTMNVYTEQMAYKADETLNIKVEINNQSTVSVRPKFTIYRKQKILLPRQRIIITSKVLQNLNKADIIAANSRVTVTKTIPLEKLPGPICGVAKNEYQLKVCLKPTRKFAEQRILVFRDNSELVPQTLAQLALMNNGMNRQPEYF from the exons atgaccatcaaaacatttttaattgaacatgATGAAGTAGATGGGGGAACTCATTTTACAAATGGAGATACAATCCAAGGAAGAGTCATTGTGGAAATTTTGAAGGAAGCTGAAATCAAATCACTAACATTAATTGCAAAAGGATATGAAAATTTTCACCTGACAGATGTTTTCTTAACAAGCTATGGATCTCGTAGAAATTCCTACCCAACCGTGGAGTTTTTCTATAAGGTGAAACAAGATCTCTTGAAAACAG ggCCCCAAATACTTGGTGAAGGAAGACACACGTTTCCTTTTTCCTTCAAGATTCCTGACAA AGAAATGACAACTTCCTCAAATTGGGCTCACCATCAGTTGAAAGCAAAGCTCAAACAACCTAGGAAGAGGGACAAAAAGGTTAAAACCAAATTCCTATTTCAGCAGAAGGAAGACACGGATGAGTTTCAACACATG GAACCTCAGCATGTTTGCATAGAGCATAATTTCAAAAGCTGTGGCTCTGGAACGGTAACAATGAATGTTTACACTGAACAAATGGCCTACAAAGCAG ATGAAACTCTGAATATCAAAGTCGAAATCAACAACCAGTCAACTGTTTCAGTGAGGCCCAAATTCACAATCTACAGGAAGCAAAAGATACTGCTTCCGCGTCAGAGGATAATCATAACTTCGAAGGTACTTCAAAATCTAAACAAGGCTGACATCATTGCTGCAAACAGCCGAGTGACTGTTACCAAGACGATCCCCTTGGAAAAACTACCTGGTCCCATCTGCGGTGTAGCCAAGAATGAATATCAACTCAAG GTCTGTTTGAAACCGACTCGTAAGTTCGCAGAACAGAGAATACTTGTCTTCCGTGACAATTCTGAGCTTGTCCCACAAACACTTGCACAACTGGCGTTAATGAATAATGGAATGAACCGTCAACCTGAGTATTTCTAA
- the LOC127602520 gene encoding arrestin domain-containing protein 3-like isoform X1: protein MTIRNFSIEYDAINSQNIFTNGDTINGRIVVEVSKETPIQSLTFIGKGSAKVRWVEHHHKHTRYYWSDEQYYDIKQHILRAGTEFIAQGRHVFPFSFKVPNGKMPSSFKASTGRIVHKLKAELKQSMKLTKTAKAHFTFVSKADMDIAGLMEPQHDCTDKKLAVFGSGTIAMDVYTKKMAYQPGETLHVKVEIHNNSSRDLTPKFELYEKQSFFAQGHRRVYTKVIVKDKLESMNARSKEVMEKMITLPSNVPPSILNSSIIKLEYRLKIYLDVKYATDPEIKLPIVVLPAFETPARNQPPGAAAYGFEDFGGLNQQSWNQAPQPSDLPPPYGAHTVYPSLSNSDKYGSFH from the exons ATGACGATCAGAAATTTCTCAATTGAATATGACGCCATCAACAGCCAAAACATCTTCACAAACGGAGACACCATCAATGGAAGGATCGTTGTGGAGGTCTCAAAAGAAACGCCAATCCAATCGCTAACCTTCATCGGAAAAGGGAGCGCAAAGGTTCGATGGGTTGAACATCACCACAAACACACTCGTTACTACTGGTCTGATGAGCAATATTATGACATCAAACAACATATCTTGAGAGCGG GTACTGAATTCATTGCCCAAGGAAGACATGTGTTCCCCTTTTCCTTCAAAGTCCCTAACGG TAAAATGCCATCGTCGTTCAAGGCCTCGACTGGTAGAATCGTTCATAAACTTAAAGCGGAGCTTAAACAATCAATGAAGTTGACCAAAACAGCAAAGGCCCACTTCACATTTGTCTCAAAAGCAGATATGGATATAGCTGGACTTATG GAACCTCAGCATGATTGCACTGATAAAAAACTTGCAGTGTTTGGTTCTGGAACCATTGCAATGGATGTTTACACCAAGAAAATGGCATACCAACCAG GTGAAACTCTGCATGTCAAAGTTGAAATTCATAACAATTCATCCCGTGACTTAACGCCCAAATTTGAATTGTACGAAAAGCAAAGTTTCTTTGCTCAAGGTCACAGAAGAGTTTACACAAAGGTTATTGTGAAGGATAAACTTGAGAGTATGAATGCCCGTAGCAAAGAGGTAATGGAGAAGATGATCACACTCCCCAGTAATGTGCCTCCCTCCATTCTGAACTCCTCCATCATCAAGCTGGAATACAGGCTGAAG ATCTATCTGGATGTCAAATATGCAACAGACCCTGAAATCAAACTTCCAATAGTTGTCCTACCTGCCTTTGAGACTCCAGCAAGAAATCAACCTCCAGGTGCTGCTGCCTATGGATTTGAGGATTTCGGGGGTTTAAACCAACAGAGTTGGAACCAAGCACCCCAACCTTCGGATCTCCCTCCCCCATATGGAGCACACACTGTGTATCCCTCCTTGAGTAATTCTGACAAATATGGAAGTTTTCATTAA
- the LOC127602516 gene encoding arrestin domain-containing protein 3-like isoform X2, with the protein MLLGLCPSMLLLYFSLVCSQSGYERQEKQVCIWICNLPTTCSSPLCHLSQTLYFCSDRPEALVILAHILFAHLFTCSYFWKMTIKNFQIEYDSINSQNIFTNGDTINGRIVVEASKETSIQSLTFIGKGSAKVCWHEYYGQYSSGYFWSDEKYYEIKQRILRAGTDCIPKGRHVFPFSFKVPNRKMPSSFKSSVGKIVHKLKAELKQSMKLTKKAKAHFAFVSKADMTIPGLMEPQHDCTDKKITVFGSGIIAMDVHTQRMGYHPGKRNVCTQNILKETLESIAPHSNRRVKKVITIPRSLPPSILNSSIIQLEYRLKIFLGVKYAINPEIKLPIVVLPDFEDPAGKQPPGPAAAYRFEQFGTSRKQSWSKASQSSDLPPPYGAHAEYPYLSDYKYQR; encoded by the exons atgctgctTGGCTTGTGTCCAtccatgttgctgctgtattttTCCTTAGTGTGTTCTCAATCCGGTTATGAGAGACAAGAAAAACAGGTCTGTATCTGGATCTGTAACCTCCCCACCACCTGTTCGTCACCACTCTGTCACCTGAGCCAGACTCTTTATTTCTGCTCAGATAGACCAGAGGCTCTTGTAATTCTTGCTCATATTTTGTTTGCTCATCTATTCACTTGTAGTTATTTCTGGAAAATGACCATTAAAAATTTCCAAATTGAATACGACTCCATCAATAGCCAAAACATCTTCACCAACGGAGATACCATCAATGGAAGGATCGTCGTGGAAGCCTCGAAAGAAACGTCAATCCAATCGCTAACCTTTATAGGAAAAGGAAGTGCAAAGGTTTGCTGGCACGAGTATTACGGGCAATATAGCAGTGGCTACTTCTGGTCCGATGAGAAATATTACGAAATCAAGCAACGTATCTTGCGAGCCG GTACTGATTGTATTCCCAAAGGAAGACATGTGTTCCCCTTTTCCTTCAAGGTCCCTAACAG GAAAATGCCGTCCTCCTTCAAGTCGTCCGTCGGTAAAATTGTTCATAAGCTTAAAGCGGAGCTTAAACAATCAATGAAgttgacaaaaaaagcaaaagcccACTTCGCATTTGTCTCCAAAGCAGACATGACCATACCAGGACTTATG GAACCTCAGCATGATTGCACGGATAAAAAAATCACCGTCTTTGGTTCTGGGATCATTGCAATGGATGTTCACACCCAAAGGATGGGATACCACCCAG GAAAGAGGAACGTTTGCACACAGAACATCCTCAAGGAGACACTTGAGAGTATTGCTCCCCATAGTAACCGGAGAGTGAAAAAGGTGATCACAATCCCCAGAAGTTTGCCTCCTTCcattttgaactcctccatcaTCCAGCTGGAATACAGACTGAAG ATCTTTCTGGGTGTCAAATATGCAATAAACCCAGAAATCAAACTTCCAATAGTTGTCCTACCTGACTTTGAAGATCCTGCAGGAAAACAACCTCCGGGTCCTGCTGCTGCCTATAGATTTGAGCAATTTGGGACATCACGCAAACAGAGCTGGAGCAAGGCATCTCAGTCTTCAGATCTCCCTCCACCATACGGAGCACACGCCGAGTATCCCTACTTGAGTGATTATAAATATCAAAGATGA
- the LOC127602516 gene encoding arrestin domain-containing protein 3-like isoform X1, which produces MLLGLCPSMLLLYFSLVCSQSGYERQEKQVCIWICNLPTTCSSPLCHLSQTLYFCSDRPEALVILAHILFAHLFTCSYFWKMTIKNFQIEYDSINSQNIFTNGDTINGRIVVEASKETSIQSLTFIGKGSAKVCWHEYYGQYSSGYFWSDEKYYEIKQRILRAGTDCIPKGRHVFPFSFKVPNRKMPSSFKSSVGKIVHKLKAELKQSMKLTKKAKAHFAFVSKADMTIPGLMEPQHDCTDKKITVFGSGIIAMDVHTQRMGYHPGEDLQVKVEIHNQSSRDVKPKFVLYEKQSFFAQGKRNVCTQNILKETLESIAPHSNRRVKKVITIPRSLPPSILNSSIIQLEYRLKIFLGVKYAINPEIKLPIVVLPDFEDPAGKQPPGPAAAYRFEQFGTSRKQSWSKASQSSDLPPPYGAHAEYPYLSDYKYQR; this is translated from the exons atgctgctTGGCTTGTGTCCAtccatgttgctgctgtattttTCCTTAGTGTGTTCTCAATCCGGTTATGAGAGACAAGAAAAACAGGTCTGTATCTGGATCTGTAACCTCCCCACCACCTGTTCGTCACCACTCTGTCACCTGAGCCAGACTCTTTATTTCTGCTCAGATAGACCAGAGGCTCTTGTAATTCTTGCTCATATTTTGTTTGCTCATCTATTCACTTGTAGTTATTTCTGGAAAATGACCATTAAAAATTTCCAAATTGAATACGACTCCATCAATAGCCAAAACATCTTCACCAACGGAGATACCATCAATGGAAGGATCGTCGTGGAAGCCTCGAAAGAAACGTCAATCCAATCGCTAACCTTTATAGGAAAAGGAAGTGCAAAGGTTTGCTGGCACGAGTATTACGGGCAATATAGCAGTGGCTACTTCTGGTCCGATGAGAAATATTACGAAATCAAGCAACGTATCTTGCGAGCCG GTACTGATTGTATTCCCAAAGGAAGACATGTGTTCCCCTTTTCCTTCAAGGTCCCTAACAG GAAAATGCCGTCCTCCTTCAAGTCGTCCGTCGGTAAAATTGTTCATAAGCTTAAAGCGGAGCTTAAACAATCAATGAAgttgacaaaaaaagcaaaagcccACTTCGCATTTGTCTCCAAAGCAGACATGACCATACCAGGACTTATG GAACCTCAGCATGATTGCACGGATAAAAAAATCACCGTCTTTGGTTCTGGGATCATTGCAATGGATGTTCACACCCAAAGGATGGGATACCACCCAG GTGAGGATCTCCAAGTCAAAGTTGAAATTCATAACCAATCATCCCGTGACGTGAAGCCCAAATTCGTATTGTACGAAAAGCAGAGTTTCTTTGCTCAAGGAAAGAGGAACGTTTGCACACAGAACATCCTCAAGGAGACACTTGAGAGTATTGCTCCCCATAGTAACCGGAGAGTGAAAAAGGTGATCACAATCCCCAGAAGTTTGCCTCCTTCcattttgaactcctccatcaTCCAGCTGGAATACAGACTGAAG ATCTTTCTGGGTGTCAAATATGCAATAAACCCAGAAATCAAACTTCCAATAGTTGTCCTACCTGACTTTGAAGATCCTGCAGGAAAACAACCTCCGGGTCCTGCTGCTGCCTATAGATTTGAGCAATTTGGGACATCACGCAAACAGAGCTGGAGCAAGGCATCTCAGTCTTCAGATCTCCCTCCACCATACGGAGCACACGCCGAGTATCCCTACTTGAGTGATTATAAATATCAAAGATGA